A window from Montipora capricornis isolate CH-2021 chromosome 7, ASM3666992v2, whole genome shotgun sequence encodes these proteins:
- the LOC138056763 gene encoding uncharacterized protein: protein MRNSPYVIGNDHLGRGASSLGMSPVHDSKKHGISRQWRANMLIIIIPILLCALFLLILMVIPGPQPPATIETACSPSAEAKRSNFTATLKKIETSFFHNLYPENIYMKTGVTPEEIRKYFRPWDPSPSTIKAKTDEANRLRRELSKLKIDRVSLKVRERKAIHVAKQILLNNFGWAPLGKNYYSGDWMLGPDFYCWQSICFVFMNLNAVISFYKPHNVGDLHKLDELLQQHNYTYERYIENLKLGVRTGFVRQIEACKVGLFYMNYVIYRNIALYNESGIYKEQFASTIQSTGFFDQLSKDDNKTWKDEKGQDVLGYFNRSLLTYIGKPAAKMLRYVKGEHLESCPPETLNKGLYSLPLPFVYDNSVGTWNTDEVTIKKLPTGEALRGSQSYESFMRFFTTFEISPQQLRDKASARLRELYNTTMDLVKEYTRINDEKRARDMFVADIQGRDRYFNKQLFPDDEYNHKAFTKCFDADSAKEHCPRRWEAMESWITSTKKVRDQLKPFLKDLFYDSGPKNCIPKCPMDVIPWFHGHAVFHSYSIGNKDCSYKASQGLPFFVENYGPKWTEYTTTVHEFPGHHVEVQSYTEYFQRDCKDPIAWMNAANYFTGITEGWAVYCEYQLFPNYTTLYSTEGSSDKAAILRQKYGMLYYQILHALRPIADIDLNYYGKEVSEIRDMYREYVWEDNNHQVNKDIVRLQSLPGFVTSYMIGEMKISEMKALAERELGDDFSLKDFHYEILREGEFPLDYLEEHIKDYIACKKNPQGVGCDEFV from the exons ATGCGTAACAGTCCTTACGTAATCGGAAATGACCATCTGGGTAGAGGAGCTTCGTCTCTCGGAATGAGTCCCGTGCATGACAGTAAGAAACACGGAATATCTCGACAATGGCGCGCAAACATGTTAATCATCATTATTCCAATATTGTTGTGCGCGCTTTTTCTTCTTATTCTGATGGTGATTCCAGGGCCGCAGCCCCCAGCAACGATTGAAACAGCCTGCAGTCCCTCAGCTGAAGCAAAAAGATCTAATTTTACCGCGACCCTCAAGAAAATCGAGACCTCGTTTTTTCACAACCTTTATCCGGAGAACATTTACATGAAGACTGGAGTTACACCCGAAGAAATCCGGAAATATTTCCGACCTTGGGATCCGAGTCCGAGCACCATCAAAGCGAAAACCGACGAAGCCAACAGGTTGCGGAGGGAACTGAGTAAACTTAAGATCGACCGCGTCTCGTTAAAAGTGAGAGAAAGGAAAGCGATTCATGTTGCTAAGCAAATACTGCTAAATAACTTTGGCTGGGCCCCGCTCGGTAAGAACTACTACAGCGGAGACTGGATGCTTGGTCCGGATTTTTATTGTTGGCAATCAATCTGTTTTGTCTTCATGAATCTGAATGCCGTGATCTCTTTTTACAAACCACATAACGTGGGCGACCTTCACAAATTGGACGAACTCCTTCAACAGCACAACTACACATATGAGCGATACATCGAGAACTTAAAGCTTGGCGTACGAACTGGCTTTGTGCGACAAATCGAAGCCTGTAAAGTTGGTTTATTTTACATGAATTACGTTATTTACCGGAATATCGCCCTCTACAATGAATCAG GAATTTACAAGGAACAGTTCGCATCAACAATTCAATCAACCGGCTTTTTTGACCAACTGTCCAAGGATGACAACAAGACATGGAAAGACGAGAAAGGACAAGACGTATTGGGCTATTTCAACCGCTCCCTTCTTACGTATATTGGTAAACCAGCCGCGAAAATGTTAAG ATACGTTAAAGGAGAACACTTGGAGAGCTGCCCTCCAGAGACACTTAACAAAGGCCTCTACAGCCTACCTCTCCCGTTCGTCTATGATAACTCAGTAGGCACTTGGAATACGGACGAGGTCACTATAAAGAAGCTTCCAACAGGAGAAGCACtgagaggaagtcaatcttacGAATCTTTCATGAGGTTTTTCACAACCTTTGAAATCAGCCCACAACAACTCAGAGACAAGGCTTCAGCTCGACTCAGAGAACTTTACAACACG ACCATGGACCTTGTTAAAGAGTACACTCGCATTAACGATGAGAAAAGAGCACGTGACATGTTCGTTGCTGACATTCAAGGACGGGACAGATATTTCAATAAGCAGCTTTTTCCTGACGACGAATATAATCACAAGGCGTTTACGAAATGCTTTGATGCTGACAGCGCTAAGGAACATTGTCCCAGACGATGGGAAGCCATGGAGTCTTGGATAACCAGCACTAAAAAG GTCAGGGATCAACTCAAGCCCTTCCTTAAGGATTTATTTTACGACAGTGGTCCGAAAAACTGCATTCCTAAATGTCCAATGGATGTCATCCCTTGGTTTCACGGGCATGCTGTATTTCATTCTTATTCTATTGGAAATAAAGACTGTTCGTACAAAGCATCCCAAGGGCTCCCTTTCTTTGTAGAAAATTATGGACCAAAGTGGACAGAATACACCACCACAGTTCACGAGTTTCCGGGACATCATGTAGAG GTTCAGAGCTATACGGAGTATTTTCAAAGAGATTGTAAGGATCCAATTGCTTGGATGAACGCTGCAAACTACTTTACAGGGATCACTGAGGGCTGGGCAGTGTACTGTGAATATCAGCTGTTTCCAAACTATACAACACTTTATAGTACTGAGGGCTCATCAGACAAAGCTGCAATCCTGCGACAGAAATATGGAATGCTGTACTACCAG ATTCTCCATGCTTTACGCCCTATAGCAGATATTGACCTAAACTATTACGGAAAGGAAGTGTCCGAAATACGAGACATGTATAGAGAATACGTGTGGGAAGATAACAACCATCAAGTCAACAAAGATATCGTGCGACTGCAAAGCTTGCCAGGATTTGTAACAAGCTACATGATTGGTGAAATGAAGATATCTGAAATGAAAGCTTTGGCCGAGAGGGAGTTGGGTGATGACTTTTCCCTGAAAGATTTCCATTACGAGATTCTGCGCGAAGGAGAGTTTCCGCTGGACTATTTGGAGGAGCACATTAAAGATTACATCGCTTGTAAGAAAAACCCTCAAGGCGTTGGTTGTGATGAGTTTGTGTAG